In Acidobacteriota bacterium, the following proteins share a genomic window:
- a CDS encoding beta-glucuronidase translates to MESEEKDGISRRDFLMSVGIAGGAAAAGPTALAGASAAMEAPHGGAAPEAEQSGLLASMRPQQNEFRNLMDLSGFWEFQLDPKGEGEQGNWKDGLPSPRVIPVPASWNDLFDDAADYLGYAWYSHEAWIPAAWRHQRIFLRIYSANYAAKVWMNGVLLGEHLGGHLPFAFEVSSHARLGAPNRIVIRVENLQQPDRVPPGNPPGRRGFFNGFPDTTYDFFPYAGLGRQVALYTCPGTHVEDITVMTEIDSRDGIVKVAAQASRGWNGKGRAVIKTDLGSGAVTADLNFTNGEAHAELRLGSARFWSPGHPNLYPLTVELLEAGKPFDSYRLEIGVRTFTISGEQLLLNGEPIKLRGFGKHEDFPLHGKGLDRAQLVRDYELLKWVGANSYRTSHYPYSEEAMELADRYGIMIIDEIPAVGLNFAESDEHVQAWTRMAGSQLRSLIARDKNHPSVVMWSVANEPGAGRPLSGQKAGQSAIAAGDRYFDQLVRLAHKLDATRPVTFAAVQGGPAEWMAHVDVVALNRYYGWYTLGGQLDLAIQALAKELDALHAAYPKPMIFTEFGAEALAGSHGTAAEMWTEEYQAETISRYLDAAAQRSFMAGTLMWCFADFKTSQSIIRTNGMNNKGVFTRDRHPKRAAHMLHERWRGEGV, encoded by the coding sequence ATGGAGAGCGAGGAGAAGGATGGAATCAGCCGAAGAGATTTTCTGATGAGCGTTGGCATCGCCGGAGGCGCCGCTGCAGCCGGGCCCACTGCGCTGGCAGGTGCGAGTGCCGCCATGGAGGCGCCGCACGGTGGTGCAGCGCCGGAGGCTGAACAGTCAGGATTACTGGCGAGCATGCGCCCGCAGCAAAACGAATTTCGCAATCTGATGGACCTCTCGGGCTTCTGGGAGTTTCAGCTTGACCCGAAAGGCGAAGGCGAGCAGGGCAACTGGAAAGACGGCCTGCCCTCGCCGCGCGTAATTCCGGTGCCGGCCAGTTGGAACGACCTGTTCGACGATGCTGCTGATTACCTCGGCTACGCCTGGTACTCGCACGAGGCGTGGATTCCGGCGGCGTGGCGCCACCAGCGGATTTTTCTGCGCATCTATTCCGCCAACTATGCCGCCAAGGTATGGATGAACGGCGTCCTGCTGGGCGAGCACCTGGGCGGCCATCTGCCCTTTGCGTTTGAAGTCTCAAGCCACGCGCGCCTCGGGGCGCCCAACCGTATCGTCATCCGGGTGGAGAATCTGCAGCAGCCGGATCGCGTTCCGCCCGGCAATCCGCCCGGACGCCGCGGCTTCTTCAACGGATTTCCCGACACCACCTATGACTTCTTCCCTTACGCCGGCCTTGGCCGGCAGGTGGCGCTCTACACCTGCCCGGGGACGCATGTGGAAGACATCACTGTGATGACTGAGATTGACAGCCGGGACGGAATCGTCAAGGTAGCTGCCCAGGCGAGCCGGGGATGGAACGGCAAGGGACGGGCAGTGATCAAGACAGATCTCGGGAGCGGCGCGGTCACGGCTGATCTGAATTTCACAAACGGCGAGGCCCATGCTGAATTGCGGCTGGGCTCGGCGCGCTTCTGGTCTCCCGGCCATCCCAATCTCTATCCGCTTACCGTGGAATTGCTGGAAGCCGGAAAGCCGTTCGACTCATATCGGCTTGAGATAGGGGTGCGCACATTCACCATCAGCGGCGAGCAGCTTTTGCTGAACGGCGAGCCCATCAAGCTGCGGGGCTTCGGAAAGCACGAGGATTTTCCGCTGCATGGCAAAGGACTCGACCGCGCGCAACTGGTGCGGGATTACGAGCTGCTCAAGTGGGTTGGCGCGAACTCATACCGCACCTCGCACTATCCTTACTCCGAAGAGGCCATGGAACTGGCCGATCGTTACGGAATCATGATTATTGATGAGATCCCGGCCGTGGGTTTGAACTTCGCAGAAAGCGATGAGCACGTGCAGGCCTGGACCCGCATGGCCGGCAGCCAGCTTCGCAGCCTGATCGCGCGCGACAAAAACCATCCCAGCGTCGTCATGTGGTCCGTGGCCAATGAGCCCGGCGCGGGCCGCCCGCTTTCCGGCCAGAAGGCCGGCCAGAGCGCCATCGCGGCCGGCGATCGCTACTTCGACCAGCTCGTGCGATTGGCCCACAAACTCGACGCTACCCGCCCCGTCACCTTCGCCGCCGTGCAGGGCGGGCCGGCGGAGTGGATGGCGCACGTGGACGTGGTGGCGCTGAACCGCTACTACGGCTGGTACACTCTGGGCGGCCAGCTTGACCTGGCGATCCAGGCGCTTGCCAAAGAACTCGACGCGCTGCACGCGGCATATCCAAAGCCCATGATCTTTACCGAGTTTGGAGCCGAAGCGCTGGCGGGCTCGCACGGCACGGCGGCGGAAATGTGGACGGAGGAATATCAGGCGGAAACGATCAGCCGCTATCTCGATGCCGCGGCCCAGCGCTCATTCATGGCGGGAACGCTGATGTGGTGTTTTGCGGATTTTAAAACGTCCCAAAGCATCATCCGCACGAATGGCATGAACAATAAAGGCGTCTTCACGCGCGACCGCCACCCCAAACGTGCCGCTCACATGCTGCACGAACGGTGGAGGGGGGAAGGCGTGTAG